One Glycine max cultivar Williams 82 chromosome 4, Glycine_max_v4.0, whole genome shotgun sequence DNA segment encodes these proteins:
- the LOC100798677 gene encoding fructose-bisphosphate aldolase 1, chloroplastic, with amino-acid sequence MASASATLLKSSPVLDKCEWVKGQTLRQPLVRCNPSSASALTIKAASYADELVKTAKTVASPGRGILAMDESNATCGKRLASIGLENTEANRQAYRTLLVTVPGLGEYISGAILFEETLYQSTVDGRKIVDVLVDQNIVPGIKVDKGLVPLAGSNDESWCQGLDGLASRSAAYYQQGARFAKWRTVVSIPNGPSALAVKEAAWGLARYAAISQENGLVPIVEPEILLDGEHGIDRTFEVAQKVWSEVFFYLAENNVLLEGILLKPSMVTPGAESKDKATPLQVADYTLKLLHRRIPPAVPGIMFLSGGQSEVEATLNLNAMNQSPNPWHVSFSYARALQNTCLKTWGGLPENVKAAQDALLFRAKSNSLAQLGKYTAEGESEEATRGMFVKGYSY; translated from the exons ATGGCCTCTGCTTCTGCTACTCTTCTCAAGTCATCTCCTGTTCTTGACAAGTGCGAGTGGGTCAAAGGCCAGACCCTTCGCCAACCTCTCGTGAGATGTAACCCTTCCTCAGCATCAGCTCTCACCATCAAAGCTGCTTCCTATGCTGACGAGCTCGTCAAAACCGCC AAAACAGTGGCCTCACCGGGGCGTGGTATTTTGGCGATGGATGAGTCAAATGCAACCTGCGGGAAGCGTTTGGCATCTATTGGGTTAGAGAACACAGAAGCTAATCGGCAGGCATACCGTACCCTACTTGTGACAGTACCTGGTCTTGGTGAATACATCTCTGGTGCCATTCTCTTTGAGGAAACTCTCTACCAATCCACTGTCGATGGAAGGAAGATCGTCGACGTACTTGTTGACCAAAACATTGTTCCCGGTATCAAGGTCGACAAG GGTTTGGTGCCCCTAGCTGGTTCGAACGATGAGTCATGGTGCCAAGGTCTTGATGGTCTTGCGTCTCGCTCAGCTGCATACTACCAGCAAGGTGCCCGTTTCGCCAAAtg GCGTACTGTTGTGAGCATCCCCAACGGTCCCTCTGCTCTGGCAGTGAAGGAAGCTGCCTGGGGTCTAGCTCGCTATGCTGCAATTTCACAG GAGAACGGGTTGGTCCCAATTGTGGAGCCAGAGATCTTGCTTGATGGTGAGCATGGGATTGACAGGACATTCGAAGTAGCCCAAAAGGTGTGGTCAGAGGTATTCTTCTACCTGGCTGAGAACAATGTCCTGTTGGAAGGTATTCTCCTCAAGCCTAGCATGGTTACTCCAGGAGCCGAGTCCAAGGACAAGGCCACTCCTCTGCAAGTTGCTGATTACACCCTCAAGCTCCTTCACAGGAGAATCCCACCTGCTGTCCCTGGAATCATG TTTCTGTCTGGCGGACAATCTgaggttgaagcaaccttgaaCTTGAATGCTATGAACCAGTCTCCAAACCCATGGCACGTGTCCTTCTCCTACGCCAGAGCTCTCCAAAACACCTGCTTGAAGACATGGGGTGGACTCCCTGAGAACGTGAAGGCTGCTCAAGATGCACTCCTTTTCCGTGCCAAGTCCAACTCACTCGCTCAGCTTGGAAAGTACACTGCCGAGGGTGAATCTGAGGAAGCCACTCGGGGAATGTTCGTCAAAGGTTACTCCTACTAA